In Carya illinoinensis cultivar Pawnee chromosome 10, C.illinoinensisPawnee_v1, whole genome shotgun sequence, one DNA window encodes the following:
- the LOC122279222 gene encoding glutathionyl-hydroquinone reductase YqjG-like isoform X2, with the protein MAQSSLHEISDSGAFTRTASTFRNFISQDPKSQFPAEFGRYHLYISYACPWACRCLAYLKMKGLDKAIGFTSVKPKWERTKETDEHMGWAFPASKTEEPGAEPDPLNGAKSIRELYELASKSYTGKYTVPVLWDKKLKTIVNNESSEIIRMFNSEFNDIAENAALDLYPPHLQAQIDETNEWIYHGINNGVYKCGFARKQGPYDEAVKQLYEALDKCEEILGTQRYICGNSVCEADIRLFVTLIRFDEVYAIHFKCNKKLIREYPNLFNYIKDIFQIPGVSSTVNMELIKRNYYGNLTTINPIGIIPVGPGIDYSSPHDREKFSA; encoded by the exons ATGGCTCAATCTTCACTACATGAGATATCGGATTCCGGTGCTTTCACGAGAACTGCTTCAACATTCCGTAATTTTATTTCACAAGATCCAAAATCCCAATTTCCAGCAGAATTTGGAAGGTATCATCTGTACATATCATATGCTTGCCCATGGGCTTGCAGGTGCCTTGCATACTTGAAGATGAAAGGACTTGACAAAGCCATTGGTTTCACG TCTGTCAAACCCAAGTGGGAAAGAACAAAGGAAACTGATGAGCATATGGGATGGGCTTTTCCTGCTTCAAAGACAGAGGAACCAGGAGCTGAACCTGACCCTTTGAACGGAGCAAAAAGTATTAGAGAACTTTATGAGCTTGCTAGTAAAAGCTACACTGGAAAGTACACGGTTCCT GTACTATGGGATAAGAAACTTAAAACTATTGTTAATAACGAGAGTTCAGAGATAATCCGCATGTTTAATAGTGAATTCAATGATATAGCAGAGAATGCAGCTTTGGACCTTTATCCTCCTCACCTGCAAGCCCAAATTGATGAGACTAACGAATGGATATACCATGGGATAAATAATGGAGTCTATAAATGTGGGTTTGCGAGGAAGCAAGGCCCTTATGATGAG GCTGTGAAACAGCTGTATGAAGCATTAGACAAATGTGAGGAGATACTTGGGACGCAACGTTACATATGTGGGAACTCAGTGTGTGAAGCAGATATTCGATTGTTTGTCACCCTCATAAGATTTGATGAG GTTTATGCCATCCACTTCAAGTGTAACAAGAAACTGATACGTGAGTACCCGAATCTGTTCAATTACATCAAGGACATTTTCCAGATCCCTGGCGTCAGTAGTACAGTCAACATGGAACTCATCAAGCGGAATTACTATGGAAATCTTACTACTATAAATCCAATTGGCATAATTCCTGTTGGCCCAGGTATTGACTACTCTTCCCCTCACGACAGAGAGAAGTTTTCTGCATAG
- the LOC122279222 gene encoding glutathionyl-hydroquinone reductase YqjG-like isoform X1: MAQSSLHEISDSGAFTRTASTFRNFISQDPKSQFPAEFGRYHLYISYACPWACRCLAYLKMKGLDKAIGFTSVKPKWERTKETDEHMGWAFPASKTEEPGAEPDPLNGAKSIRELYELASKSYTGKYTVPVCYQDEVLWDKKLKTIVNNESSEIIRMFNSEFNDIAENAALDLYPPHLQAQIDETNEWIYHGINNGVYKCGFARKQGPYDEAVKQLYEALDKCEEILGTQRYICGNSVCEADIRLFVTLIRFDEVYAIHFKCNKKLIREYPNLFNYIKDIFQIPGVSSTVNMELIKRNYYGNLTTINPIGIIPVGPGIDYSSPHDREKFSA; encoded by the exons ATGGCTCAATCTTCACTACATGAGATATCGGATTCCGGTGCTTTCACGAGAACTGCTTCAACATTCCGTAATTTTATTTCACAAGATCCAAAATCCCAATTTCCAGCAGAATTTGGAAGGTATCATCTGTACATATCATATGCTTGCCCATGGGCTTGCAGGTGCCTTGCATACTTGAAGATGAAAGGACTTGACAAAGCCATTGGTTTCACG TCTGTCAAACCCAAGTGGGAAAGAACAAAGGAAACTGATGAGCATATGGGATGGGCTTTTCCTGCTTCAAAGACAGAGGAACCAGGAGCTGAACCTGACCCTTTGAACGGAGCAAAAAGTATTAGAGAACTTTATGAGCTTGCTAGTAAAAGCTACACTGGAAAGTACACGGTTCCTGTATGTTACCAAGATGAA GTACTATGGGATAAGAAACTTAAAACTATTGTTAATAACGAGAGTTCAGAGATAATCCGCATGTTTAATAGTGAATTCAATGATATAGCAGAGAATGCAGCTTTGGACCTTTATCCTCCTCACCTGCAAGCCCAAATTGATGAGACTAACGAATGGATATACCATGGGATAAATAATGGAGTCTATAAATGTGGGTTTGCGAGGAAGCAAGGCCCTTATGATGAG GCTGTGAAACAGCTGTATGAAGCATTAGACAAATGTGAGGAGATACTTGGGACGCAACGTTACATATGTGGGAACTCAGTGTGTGAAGCAGATATTCGATTGTTTGTCACCCTCATAAGATTTGATGAG GTTTATGCCATCCACTTCAAGTGTAACAAGAAACTGATACGTGAGTACCCGAATCTGTTCAATTACATCAAGGACATTTTCCAGATCCCTGGCGTCAGTAGTACAGTCAACATGGAACTCATCAAGCGGAATTACTATGGAAATCTTACTACTATAAATCCAATTGGCATAATTCCTGTTGGCCCAGGTATTGACTACTCTTCCCCTCACGACAGAGAGAAGTTTTCTGCATAG
- the LOC122279222 gene encoding glutathionyl-hydroquinone reductase YqjG-like isoform X3 — translation MKGLDKAIGFTSVKPKWERTKETDEHMGWAFPASKTEEPGAEPDPLNGAKSIRELYELASKSYTGKYTVPVCYQDEVLWDKKLKTIVNNESSEIIRMFNSEFNDIAENAALDLYPPHLQAQIDETNEWIYHGINNGVYKCGFARKQGPYDEAVKQLYEALDKCEEILGTQRYICGNSVCEADIRLFVTLIRFDEVYAIHFKCNKKLIREYPNLFNYIKDIFQIPGVSSTVNMELIKRNYYGNLTTINPIGIIPVGPGIDYSSPHDREKFSA, via the exons ATGAAAGGACTTGACAAAGCCATTGGTTTCACG TCTGTCAAACCCAAGTGGGAAAGAACAAAGGAAACTGATGAGCATATGGGATGGGCTTTTCCTGCTTCAAAGACAGAGGAACCAGGAGCTGAACCTGACCCTTTGAACGGAGCAAAAAGTATTAGAGAACTTTATGAGCTTGCTAGTAAAAGCTACACTGGAAAGTACACGGTTCCTGTATGTTACCAAGATGAA GTACTATGGGATAAGAAACTTAAAACTATTGTTAATAACGAGAGTTCAGAGATAATCCGCATGTTTAATAGTGAATTCAATGATATAGCAGAGAATGCAGCTTTGGACCTTTATCCTCCTCACCTGCAAGCCCAAATTGATGAGACTAACGAATGGATATACCATGGGATAAATAATGGAGTCTATAAATGTGGGTTTGCGAGGAAGCAAGGCCCTTATGATGAG GCTGTGAAACAGCTGTATGAAGCATTAGACAAATGTGAGGAGATACTTGGGACGCAACGTTACATATGTGGGAACTCAGTGTGTGAAGCAGATATTCGATTGTTTGTCACCCTCATAAGATTTGATGAG GTTTATGCCATCCACTTCAAGTGTAACAAGAAACTGATACGTGAGTACCCGAATCTGTTCAATTACATCAAGGACATTTTCCAGATCCCTGGCGTCAGTAGTACAGTCAACATGGAACTCATCAAGCGGAATTACTATGGAAATCTTACTACTATAAATCCAATTGGCATAATTCCTGTTGGCCCAGGTATTGACTACTCTTCCCCTCACGACAGAGAGAAGTTTTCTGCATAG
- the LOC122279223 gene encoding uncharacterized protein LOC122279223, with amino-acid sequence MVSDGCERLQLALEECHRKVPIGPARDAACKHLNRALAQCLVSLACPDETEAVRSFCSSGGTATKRAQCQQAQLSLSLCLSSLQQH; translated from the coding sequence atggtgTCGGACGGGTGCGAGCGGCTCCAGCTGGCGCTGGAGGAGTGCCACAGGAAGGTGCCTATCGGTCCGGCTCGGGATGCGGCGTGCAAGCACCTTAACCGGGCGCTGGCGCAATGCCTGGTCTCGCTGGCCTGCCCGGACGAGACGGAGGCCGTCCGGAGTTTCTGCTCGAGCGGTGGGACCGCGACAAAGCGGGCCCAGTGCCAACAGGCTCAGCTGTCCCTCTCTCTGTGTCTCAGCTCCCTTCAACAACATTGA
- the LOC122279224 gene encoding protein NARROW LEAF 1 isoform X2: MKVVKSLSSDSSSIIAPPLLTGAQHSESNAAYFSWPTSSRLNDAAEDRENYFGNLQKGVLPETLGQLPTGLQATSLLELMTIRAFHSKNLRRVSLGTAIGFRIRKGVLTDIPAILVFVARKVHRQCLNHVQCLPAALEGPGGVWCDVDVVEFSYFGAPAPTPKEQIYTELVDGLRGSDPLIGSGSQVASQETYGTLGAIVKSRTGNRQVGFLTNRHVAVDLDYPNQKMFHPLPPSLGPGVYLGAVERATSFITDDLWYGIFAGTNPETFVRADGAFIPFAEDFSMNNVTTSVKGVGEIGDINIIDLQSPINSLIGRQVVKVGRSSGLTTGTIMAYALEYNDEKGICFFTDFLVVGENQQTFDLEGDSGSLILLTGQNGEKPRPVGIIWGGTANRGRLKLKVGQSPENWTSGVDLGRLLDLLELDLIITSEGLQAALQEQTNASAAGIGSTVAESSPAYRMPSKDKHEENFEPLGFHHIPVQGESYPEKNAPSIHTEFHIENKIEAVPNVEHQFIPSFAARSPVRINQENCLESKNLSALRNGSDEEICVSLHLGEPESKRRKHSNCSFHIEEP; the protein is encoded by the exons ATGAAAGTCGTCAAGAGCCTTAGCTCCGATTCCTCCTCCATTATAGCCCCACCATTGTTGACCG GTGCTCAGCACTCTGAAAGCAATGCTGCCTACTTCTCATGGCCTACTTCAAGTCGATTAAATGACGCGGCAGAAGATAGGGAAAATTACTTTGGAAACCTTCAAAAGGGGGTGCTGCCTGAAACCCTGGGGCAGTTGCCAACAGGGCTGCAAGCTACCTCATTGCTTGAGCTGATGACTATTAGGGCGTTTCATAGCAAGAACTTGCGCCGGGTTAGTCTTGGCACGGCAATTGGTTTTCGAATTCGCAAGGGTGTGCTGACAGATATTCCTGCAATTCTTGTATTTGTTGCACGCAAGGTTCATAGGCAATGCCTCAACCATGTCCAGTGTTTACCTGCTGCCCTTGAG GGGCCAGGAGGTGTGTGGTGTGACGTGGATGTTGTGGAATTCTCTTATTTTGGTGCACCTGCTCCAACTCCTAAAGAACAGATATATACAGAACTTGTAGATGGTTTGAGGGGAAGCGATCCACTTATTGGTTCTGGCTCCCAG GTTGCAAGCCAAGAGACATATGGAACCTTGGGTGCTATTGTTAAAAGCCGAACCGGAAATAGACAGGTTGGTTTCCTCACGAATCGACATGTGGCAGTTGATTTGGACTACccaaaccaaaaaatgtttcatcCATTGCCACCCAGCCTTGGACCTGGGGTGTATCTTGGTGCTGTAGAAAGGGCAACATCATTTATCACGGATGATCTTTGGTATGGCATCTTTGCTGGAACAAACCCAG AAACATTCGTACGAGCTGATGGGGCCTTCATACCTTTTGCAGAAGATTTTAGTATGAACAATGTGACTACATCTGTAAAAGGTGTGGGTGAGATAGGTGACATCAACATCATAGATTTACAGTCTCCTATTAACAGTCTCATTGGACGTCAAGTAGTCAAAGTTGGAAGAAGTTCTGGGTTGACTACTGGGACCATAATGGCTTATGCCCTGGAGTACAATGATGAAAAAGGGATATGTTTCTTTACTGATTTTCTTGTTGTTGGAGAGAACCAGCAGACATTTGACCTTGAAGGTGATAGTGGAAGCCTTATTCTCTTAACAGGCCAGAATGGGGAGAAGCCACGACCTGTTGGGATCATTTGGGGTGGGACGGCTAATCGGGGTCGGTTGAAACTTAAAGTTGGACAATCCCCCGAAAATTGGACTAGTGGAGTTGATCTTGGGCGCCTTCTTGACCTCCTTGAACTTGATCTCATCATAACCAGTGAAGGGCTTCAAG CTGCGTTGCAAGAGCAGACGAATGCTTCAGCAGCAGGGATTGGTTCTACTGTTGCGGAGTCATCTCCTGCTTACCGCATGCCATCAAAAGATAAACATGAAGAGAACTTTGAGCCACTGGGTTTCCATCACATTCCAGTTCAAGGCGAGTCCTATCCGGAAAAGAATGCACCATCCATACACACTGAGTTTCACatagaaaacaaaattgaagcAGTTCCAAATGTAGAACACCAGTTCATTCCAAGTTTTGCTGCAAGATCTCCAGTTCGAATCAACCAAGAGAATTGTCTAGAATCTAAAAATCTCTCAGCATTGAGAAATGGCAGTGATGAAGAGATTTGTGTTTCATTGCATTTAGGTGAGCCTGAATCAAAGAGAAGGAAGCATTCCAATTGCTCCTTCCACATCGAAGAACCATAA
- the LOC122279224 gene encoding protein NARROW LEAF 1 isoform X3, whose protein sequence is MDRNRLDLIFHHSGSTQSDESALDLERNCCYYSNLPLSCPSPLQPFASGAQHSESNAAYFSWPTSSRLNDAAEDRENYFGNLQKGVLPETLGQLPTGLQATSLLELMTIRAFHSKNLRRVSLGTAIGFRIRKGVLTDIPAILVFVARKVHRQCLNHVQCLPAALEVASQETYGTLGAIVKSRTGNRQVGFLTNRHVAVDLDYPNQKMFHPLPPSLGPGVYLGAVERATSFITDDLWYGIFAGTNPETFVRADGAFIPFAEDFSMNNVTTSVKGVGEIGDINIIDLQSPINSLIGRQVVKVGRSSGLTTGTIMAYALEYNDEKGICFFTDFLVVGENQQTFDLEGDSGSLILLTGQNGEKPRPVGIIWGGTANRGRLKLKVGQSPENWTSGVDLGRLLDLLELDLIITSEGLQAALQEQTNASAAGIGSTVAESSPAYRMPSKDKHEENFEPLGFHHIPVQGESYPEKNAPSIHTEFHIENKIEAVPNVEHQFIPSFAARSPVRINQENCLESKNLSALRNGSDEEICVSLHLGEPESKRRKHSNCSFHIEEP, encoded by the exons ATGGACAGGAACCGACtagatttaatatttcatcacTCGGGGTCGACACAATCAGACGAATCAGCTCTAGACTTGGAAAGGAACTGCTGCTATTATTCTAATCTGCCTTTGTCATGTCCATCACCCCTTCAACCTTTTGCATCAGGTGCTCAGCACTCTGAAAGCAATGCTGCCTACTTCTCATGGCCTACTTCAAGTCGATTAAATGACGCGGCAGAAGATAGGGAAAATTACTTTGGAAACCTTCAAAAGGGGGTGCTGCCTGAAACCCTGGGGCAGTTGCCAACAGGGCTGCAAGCTACCTCATTGCTTGAGCTGATGACTATTAGGGCGTTTCATAGCAAGAACTTGCGCCGGGTTAGTCTTGGCACGGCAATTGGTTTTCGAATTCGCAAGGGTGTGCTGACAGATATTCCTGCAATTCTTGTATTTGTTGCACGCAAGGTTCATAGGCAATGCCTCAACCATGTCCAGTGTTTACCTGCTGCCCTTGAG GTTGCAAGCCAAGAGACATATGGAACCTTGGGTGCTATTGTTAAAAGCCGAACCGGAAATAGACAGGTTGGTTTCCTCACGAATCGACATGTGGCAGTTGATTTGGACTACccaaaccaaaaaatgtttcatcCATTGCCACCCAGCCTTGGACCTGGGGTGTATCTTGGTGCTGTAGAAAGGGCAACATCATTTATCACGGATGATCTTTGGTATGGCATCTTTGCTGGAACAAACCCAG AAACATTCGTACGAGCTGATGGGGCCTTCATACCTTTTGCAGAAGATTTTAGTATGAACAATGTGACTACATCTGTAAAAGGTGTGGGTGAGATAGGTGACATCAACATCATAGATTTACAGTCTCCTATTAACAGTCTCATTGGACGTCAAGTAGTCAAAGTTGGAAGAAGTTCTGGGTTGACTACTGGGACCATAATGGCTTATGCCCTGGAGTACAATGATGAAAAAGGGATATGTTTCTTTACTGATTTTCTTGTTGTTGGAGAGAACCAGCAGACATTTGACCTTGAAGGTGATAGTGGAAGCCTTATTCTCTTAACAGGCCAGAATGGGGAGAAGCCACGACCTGTTGGGATCATTTGGGGTGGGACGGCTAATCGGGGTCGGTTGAAACTTAAAGTTGGACAATCCCCCGAAAATTGGACTAGTGGAGTTGATCTTGGGCGCCTTCTTGACCTCCTTGAACTTGATCTCATCATAACCAGTGAAGGGCTTCAAG CTGCGTTGCAAGAGCAGACGAATGCTTCAGCAGCAGGGATTGGTTCTACTGTTGCGGAGTCATCTCCTGCTTACCGCATGCCATCAAAAGATAAACATGAAGAGAACTTTGAGCCACTGGGTTTCCATCACATTCCAGTTCAAGGCGAGTCCTATCCGGAAAAGAATGCACCATCCATACACACTGAGTTTCACatagaaaacaaaattgaagcAGTTCCAAATGTAGAACACCAGTTCATTCCAAGTTTTGCTGCAAGATCTCCAGTTCGAATCAACCAAGAGAATTGTCTAGAATCTAAAAATCTCTCAGCATTGAGAAATGGCAGTGATGAAGAGATTTGTGTTTCATTGCATTTAGGTGAGCCTGAATCAAAGAGAAGGAAGCATTCCAATTGCTCCTTCCACATCGAAGAACCATAA
- the LOC122279224 gene encoding protein NARROW LEAF 1 isoform X1, with protein MDRNRLDLIFHHSGSTQSDESALDLERNCCYYSNLPLSCPSPLQPFASGAQHSESNAAYFSWPTSSRLNDAAEDRENYFGNLQKGVLPETLGQLPTGLQATSLLELMTIRAFHSKNLRRVSLGTAIGFRIRKGVLTDIPAILVFVARKVHRQCLNHVQCLPAALEGPGGVWCDVDVVEFSYFGAPAPTPKEQIYTELVDGLRGSDPLIGSGSQVASQETYGTLGAIVKSRTGNRQVGFLTNRHVAVDLDYPNQKMFHPLPPSLGPGVYLGAVERATSFITDDLWYGIFAGTNPETFVRADGAFIPFAEDFSMNNVTTSVKGVGEIGDINIIDLQSPINSLIGRQVVKVGRSSGLTTGTIMAYALEYNDEKGICFFTDFLVVGENQQTFDLEGDSGSLILLTGQNGEKPRPVGIIWGGTANRGRLKLKVGQSPENWTSGVDLGRLLDLLELDLIITSEGLQAALQEQTNASAAGIGSTVAESSPAYRMPSKDKHEENFEPLGFHHIPVQGESYPEKNAPSIHTEFHIENKIEAVPNVEHQFIPSFAARSPVRINQENCLESKNLSALRNGSDEEICVSLHLGEPESKRRKHSNCSFHIEEP; from the exons ATGGACAGGAACCGACtagatttaatatttcatcacTCGGGGTCGACACAATCAGACGAATCAGCTCTAGACTTGGAAAGGAACTGCTGCTATTATTCTAATCTGCCTTTGTCATGTCCATCACCCCTTCAACCTTTTGCATCAGGTGCTCAGCACTCTGAAAGCAATGCTGCCTACTTCTCATGGCCTACTTCAAGTCGATTAAATGACGCGGCAGAAGATAGGGAAAATTACTTTGGAAACCTTCAAAAGGGGGTGCTGCCTGAAACCCTGGGGCAGTTGCCAACAGGGCTGCAAGCTACCTCATTGCTTGAGCTGATGACTATTAGGGCGTTTCATAGCAAGAACTTGCGCCGGGTTAGTCTTGGCACGGCAATTGGTTTTCGAATTCGCAAGGGTGTGCTGACAGATATTCCTGCAATTCTTGTATTTGTTGCACGCAAGGTTCATAGGCAATGCCTCAACCATGTCCAGTGTTTACCTGCTGCCCTTGAG GGGCCAGGAGGTGTGTGGTGTGACGTGGATGTTGTGGAATTCTCTTATTTTGGTGCACCTGCTCCAACTCCTAAAGAACAGATATATACAGAACTTGTAGATGGTTTGAGGGGAAGCGATCCACTTATTGGTTCTGGCTCCCAG GTTGCAAGCCAAGAGACATATGGAACCTTGGGTGCTATTGTTAAAAGCCGAACCGGAAATAGACAGGTTGGTTTCCTCACGAATCGACATGTGGCAGTTGATTTGGACTACccaaaccaaaaaatgtttcatcCATTGCCACCCAGCCTTGGACCTGGGGTGTATCTTGGTGCTGTAGAAAGGGCAACATCATTTATCACGGATGATCTTTGGTATGGCATCTTTGCTGGAACAAACCCAG AAACATTCGTACGAGCTGATGGGGCCTTCATACCTTTTGCAGAAGATTTTAGTATGAACAATGTGACTACATCTGTAAAAGGTGTGGGTGAGATAGGTGACATCAACATCATAGATTTACAGTCTCCTATTAACAGTCTCATTGGACGTCAAGTAGTCAAAGTTGGAAGAAGTTCTGGGTTGACTACTGGGACCATAATGGCTTATGCCCTGGAGTACAATGATGAAAAAGGGATATGTTTCTTTACTGATTTTCTTGTTGTTGGAGAGAACCAGCAGACATTTGACCTTGAAGGTGATAGTGGAAGCCTTATTCTCTTAACAGGCCAGAATGGGGAGAAGCCACGACCTGTTGGGATCATTTGGGGTGGGACGGCTAATCGGGGTCGGTTGAAACTTAAAGTTGGACAATCCCCCGAAAATTGGACTAGTGGAGTTGATCTTGGGCGCCTTCTTGACCTCCTTGAACTTGATCTCATCATAACCAGTGAAGGGCTTCAAG CTGCGTTGCAAGAGCAGACGAATGCTTCAGCAGCAGGGATTGGTTCTACTGTTGCGGAGTCATCTCCTGCTTACCGCATGCCATCAAAAGATAAACATGAAGAGAACTTTGAGCCACTGGGTTTCCATCACATTCCAGTTCAAGGCGAGTCCTATCCGGAAAAGAATGCACCATCCATACACACTGAGTTTCACatagaaaacaaaattgaagcAGTTCCAAATGTAGAACACCAGTTCATTCCAAGTTTTGCTGCAAGATCTCCAGTTCGAATCAACCAAGAGAATTGTCTAGAATCTAAAAATCTCTCAGCATTGAGAAATGGCAGTGATGAAGAGATTTGTGTTTCATTGCATTTAGGTGAGCCTGAATCAAAGAGAAGGAAGCATTCCAATTGCTCCTTCCACATCGAAGAACCATAA